In the genome of Candidatus Microbacterium phytovorans, one region contains:
- a CDS encoding DUF4921 family protein: protein MSEGAQAAIVRMPDGTVKQVGPLTGTRVWTVPGRAHRPLAAPRDDPRRLAPGEERRLCAFCTDRYLETTPEKSRLVGPTFEEHRRVPADEVEDTVAEFRRFGNLFEIVSAEYWRENHGFRQPSSVIEWAQEYLANPVGRLHLEKLAAIRANATDSAPSLEEATLDLLGGSHDVIVARRHVRDGAVHDDELVSSGELTPDEHAAYLSFTVAALADIQAAQPHAAYVSVFQNWLRPAGASFEHLHKQLVAIDEHGPQMDRELTMLASDHFLYQHRIIDLSVAQGLVVAATDGAVAVAGVGHRYPAFEVFSTAAAHLPQEHSPAEIRAVSDLVHALHAATGVHVPTNEEWHYRPPRAPWPMPWRVVLKWRISNPAGFEGGTKVYVNTIDPWELRRRAVAELTALRDAGRIAPGIRIGDEVAPDDMRLRYADATGDDEHGGSSA, encoded by the coding sequence GTGAGCGAGGGGGCGCAGGCGGCGATCGTGCGGATGCCGGACGGGACCGTCAAGCAGGTCGGACCGCTGACCGGCACCCGCGTGTGGACCGTGCCGGGCCGAGCGCACCGGCCGCTCGCCGCACCCCGTGACGACCCTCGACGACTCGCTCCGGGCGAAGAGCGCCGGCTCTGCGCCTTCTGCACCGACCGGTACCTCGAGACCACACCCGAGAAGTCGCGGCTCGTGGGCCCGACGTTCGAGGAGCACCGGAGGGTGCCCGCCGACGAGGTGGAGGACACCGTCGCGGAGTTCCGCAGATTCGGCAACCTGTTCGAGATCGTCTCGGCGGAGTACTGGCGCGAGAATCACGGATTCCGCCAGCCCTCGTCGGTGATCGAGTGGGCGCAGGAGTATCTGGCCAATCCCGTGGGGCGCCTGCACCTCGAGAAGCTCGCCGCCATCCGTGCGAACGCCACCGACTCCGCGCCGTCGCTGGAGGAGGCGACCCTCGACCTCCTGGGCGGCTCCCACGACGTGATCGTCGCCCGGCGCCACGTGCGAGACGGCGCCGTCCACGACGATGAGCTCGTGTCGTCGGGCGAACTGACTCCCGACGAGCACGCCGCCTACCTCTCGTTCACCGTCGCCGCACTCGCCGACATCCAGGCCGCCCAGCCCCACGCCGCGTACGTCTCCGTCTTCCAGAACTGGCTGCGCCCGGCCGGGGCCTCCTTCGAGCACCTCCACAAGCAGCTGGTCGCGATCGACGAGCACGGACCGCAGATGGACCGCGAGCTCACGATGCTCGCGAGCGACCACTTCCTCTATCAGCACCGCATCATCGACCTCTCCGTGGCGCAGGGACTCGTCGTGGCCGCGACCGACGGCGCGGTCGCCGTCGCCGGTGTCGGACATCGCTATCCCGCGTTCGAGGTGTTCTCCACCGCCGCCGCACACCTGCCCCAGGAGCATTCGCCCGCCGAGATCCGTGCCGTGTCCGACCTCGTGCACGCCCTGCACGCCGCGACCGGCGTACACGTCCCGACCAACGAGGAATGGCACTATCGTCCGCCGCGCGCGCCGTGGCCCATGCCGTGGCGCGTGGTGCTGAAGTGGCGTATCTCGAACCCGGCGGGGTTCGAGGGCGGCACCAAGGTGTACGTCAACACGATCGACCCGTGGGAGCTGCGCCGACGGGCGGTGGCCGAGCTGACGGCACTCCGGGATGCCGGCCGGATCGCGCCCGGCATCCGTATCGGCGACGAGGTCGCCCCGGACGACATGCGTCTGCGCTACGCGGACGCAACCGGTGACGACGAACACGGAGGCTCGTCGGCGTGA
- a CDS encoding methyltransferase: MTFPFDRLRRRPDVEGPDLAASDAADRLLRDESAAARAAAPDDIVVIGDGYGALTLAALHDGARRVRTHQDALTGERALAANAADLALEGFASLPLTADLVRGARVVLLRLPRSLDALADIAGLIAAHASPDVVVFAGGRLKHMTTAMNDVLRAQFRTLDVTHARQKSRVLVAREPHDGRDPVAASATVDGLTICAFGGAFAGTRLDIGTRLLLAHLPEALPRGAGTAEDPLVDLACGTGVVGAWLARRHPEARVIATDQSAVAVASARATMTANEVADRVTVVRDDALGSRPDASASFIVLNPPFHSGAAVSDRVAPHLFADAARALRPGGQLWCVWNSPLAYRGALERMVGPTRQVTRDAKFTVTVSTRR, from the coding sequence GTGACCTTCCCCTTCGATCGCCTACGACGCCGACCCGACGTCGAGGGCCCCGACCTGGCCGCCTCGGATGCGGCGGACCGCTTGCTGCGCGACGAGTCCGCCGCCGCACGCGCGGCCGCCCCCGACGACATCGTGGTGATCGGCGACGGCTACGGTGCCCTCACCCTCGCCGCCCTCCACGACGGTGCGCGTCGGGTGCGCACACACCAGGACGCTCTCACCGGTGAGCGCGCACTCGCCGCCAACGCCGCCGACCTCGCACTCGAGGGATTCGCATCGCTGCCGCTGACAGCCGACCTCGTTCGCGGGGCACGCGTCGTGCTGCTGCGTCTCCCCCGGTCTCTGGACGCGCTCGCCGACATCGCGGGCCTCATCGCCGCACACGCCTCGCCCGACGTCGTCGTGTTCGCGGGCGGAAGGCTCAAGCACATGACGACGGCCATGAACGACGTCCTCCGCGCGCAGTTCCGCACGCTGGACGTCACGCACGCGCGTCAGAAGTCCCGCGTCCTCGTGGCCCGCGAGCCGCACGACGGCCGCGACCCCGTGGCGGCGAGCGCGACGGTCGACGGTCTCACGATCTGCGCCTTCGGCGGGGCGTTCGCCGGCACTCGCCTGGACATCGGCACGCGCCTCCTCCTCGCTCACCTGCCCGAGGCATTGCCCCGCGGTGCGGGCACGGCCGAGGATCCGCTGGTGGACCTCGCGTGCGGGACCGGGGTCGTGGGCGCCTGGCTCGCGCGTCGGCATCCCGAGGCGCGGGTGATCGCGACGGATCAGTCGGCCGTCGCCGTCGCCTCGGCGCGCGCGACGATGACGGCCAACGAGGTGGCCGACCGGGTCACCGTCGTCCGCGACGACGCCCTCGGGTCGCGACCGGACGCTTCGGCATCCTTCATCGTCCTCAACCCGCCGTTCCACAGCGGGGCGGCCGTGTCCGACCGGGTCGCGCCGCATCTGTTCGCGGATGCCGCGCGGGCGCTGCGCCCCGGCGGGCAGTTGTGGTGCGTGTGGAACTCTCCGCTGGCCTACCGCGGCGCCCTCGAGCGCATGGTCGGGCCGACGCGGCAGGTGACACGCGATGCGAAGTTCACGGTCACCGTCTCGACCCGCCGCTGA
- a CDS encoding ATP-binding cassette domain-containing protein codes for MTAPAPLLAAENVGFGYGRDQRVLTDVSLTVSPGASVGLVGESGAGKTTLLRLLLGLAVPTEGRIVFDGAALNVRDRRAMRRFRRAVQPVYQDPFSSLDPRMPVGRSIAEPLRSLGIDADPRARVAELLEAVGLSADAAERYPAEFSGGQRQRIAIARALAPRPALLLADEPVSALDTSVRMHVIELLQRLAHEQGIGFLLVSHDLTIVSALCEQMAVLEAGRIVEQGPTASVLTSPAHPYTAQLLASVPRLPAS; via the coding sequence ATGACCGCGCCGGCGCCGCTCCTCGCCGCGGAGAACGTCGGGTTCGGTTACGGACGCGACCAGCGGGTGCTCACCGACGTGAGCCTGACGGTTTCGCCCGGCGCGAGCGTGGGACTCGTCGGAGAGTCGGGAGCCGGCAAGACGACGCTCCTGCGACTGCTGCTCGGCCTCGCCGTGCCCACCGAGGGGCGGATCGTGTTCGACGGTGCCGCTCTGAACGTCCGCGACCGTCGCGCGATGCGCCGCTTCCGCCGCGCCGTGCAGCCGGTGTACCAGGACCCCTTCTCCTCCCTCGATCCGCGGATGCCGGTCGGCCGCTCGATCGCCGAACCGCTGCGCTCGCTCGGGATCGACGCCGACCCCCGCGCCCGCGTCGCCGAGCTCCTGGAGGCGGTCGGACTGTCGGCGGATGCCGCGGAGCGCTACCCGGCGGAGTTCTCCGGCGGTCAGCGCCAGCGCATCGCGATCGCCCGTGCGCTCGCGCCCCGGCCGGCGCTGCTCCTGGCCGACGAACCGGTGAGCGCCCTCGACACGTCCGTGCGCATGCACGTCATCGAGCTGCTGCAGCGGCTCGCCCACGAGCAGGGGATCGGTTTCCTCCTCGTGTCCCACGACCTCACGATTGTCTCCGCCCTGTGCGAGCAGATGGCGGTGCTGGAGGCCGGGCGGATCGTCGAACAGGGACCCACCGCGTCGGTGCTCACGTCTCCCGCACACCCCTACACGGCGCAGCTGCTGGCATCCGTCCCGCGTCTTCCCGCGTCCTGA
- a CDS encoding ABC transporter ATP-binding protein: MNAILELAGLTVRIDGPEPRTLVHGVGVAIAPGERLGVIGESGSGKSLTALAVLGLLPHPLVAGGSARVRADAGSAPIEIVGTPSRRLDRVRGATVGAVFQEPLASLDPLMRIGRQLAWPLQHHRGLRGDALRRGVLDALADVQLAEPERIARSYIHEISGGQRQRVAIALALAAGPRLLIADEPTTALDVTVQAGILDLLQREVSERGMSLLFISHDLPVLAGIADHVLVMKDGRQVEHGPTTQILRTPAHPYTTQLVAASRRLDDFLPAGPATGADA, translated from the coding sequence ATGAACGCGATCCTCGAACTGGCCGGACTCACCGTGCGGATCGACGGCCCGGAGCCTCGCACCCTGGTCCACGGCGTCGGCGTCGCGATCGCCCCGGGGGAACGTCTCGGGGTCATCGGCGAGTCGGGGTCGGGGAAGTCGCTCACCGCGCTCGCCGTGCTCGGGCTGCTCCCTCATCCGCTCGTCGCGGGCGGATCAGCGCGCGTGAGAGCGGATGCCGGCAGCGCCCCGATCGAGATCGTCGGCACGCCGTCGCGGCGGCTCGACCGCGTGCGGGGCGCGACCGTCGGCGCCGTCTTCCAGGAGCCGCTGGCCTCGCTCGACCCGCTCATGCGCATCGGACGTCAGCTCGCCTGGCCGCTGCAGCATCACCGCGGCCTGCGCGGCGACGCCCTGCGACGGGGGGTACTGGACGCGCTCGCCGACGTGCAGCTCGCCGAGCCGGAGCGGATCGCCCGCTCGTACATCCACGAGATCTCGGGCGGCCAGCGTCAGCGCGTCGCGATCGCGCTCGCACTCGCCGCCGGTCCGCGGCTGCTCATCGCCGACGAGCCGACGACGGCCCTCGACGTGACGGTGCAGGCCGGCATCCTGGACCTGCTGCAACGGGAAGTGAGCGAACGCGGGATGAGCCTGCTGTTCATCAGCCACGACCTGCCGGTGCTGGCGGGGATCGCCGACCACGTGCTCGTGATGAAGGACGGCAGGCAGGTGGAGCATGGCCCGACGACGCAGATCCTCCGCACCCCCGCACACCCCTACACGACGCAGCTCGTGGCGGCATCACGCCGACTCGACGACTTCCTCCCTGCAGGGCCCGCGACGGGAGCGGACGCATGA